A window of Castor canadensis chromosome 10, mCasCan1.hap1v2, whole genome shotgun sequence contains these coding sequences:
- the Bora gene encoding protein aurora borealis isoform X3, whose protein sequence is MGDVKELNMQITPETPGRIPVLNPFESPSDYSNLHEQTLASPSVFKSTKLPTPGEFRWSIDQLAVINPVEIDPEEIHRQASYLSHSRIDKDVEDKRQKAIEEFFTKDVIVPSPWTDHDGKQLSEYHSNKCININSDSPIGKKLTSSSEKSNAACQTLLSLPVDFNLENILGDYFRADEFTDQSPGNLSSSSLRRKLFLDGNGSISDSLPSTSPRSPPSNAQVSLEGQISSSPIHGSAKRYSLGSITSPSPISSPTFSPIALQIGKTPLSEQRKFAFHSPDASSGTNSNGITNPCIRSPYIDGCSPIKNCSPMRLETCRGATQYQTSLIRIPFTLETHSEDEDKENVPSTGVASPGMDTAGVHLQQVKSEAATRSAHVGVTAMSITQSQYRASERELVLLEDVESVKENDTVDMVDPVETADESTWIKEPLDNGNLPMSDFVSGIAFSIENSHMCMSPLAESSVLPCESSNVQMDSGYNTQTCGSNIMDTVGTESYCKESDVQTAEVEIKSQICNSKQEPTTQRCWMKTASPPQFSTP, encoded by the exons ATGGGAGATGTCAAAGAACTCAATATGCAAATAACGCCGGAAACTCCAGGAAGGATCCCTGTTTTAAATCCTTTTGAAAGTCCTAGCGATTATTCTAATCTCCATGAACAAACACTTGCCAGTCCTTCTGTTTTTAAATCCACAAAACTACCG ACTCCAGGGGAATTTAGATGGTCTATTGATCAACTTGCTGTTATAAATCCTGTAGAAATAGACCCAGAAGAGATTCATCGTCAAGCCTCGTACTTAAGTCATTCTCG AATAGATAAAGATGTggaagacaaaagacaaaaagccATTGAAGAG TTTTTCACTAAAGATGTCATCGTCCCCTCTCCTTGGACTGACCATGACGGGAAACAGCTTTCAGAATATCATTCCAATAAAT GCATTAATATAAATAGTGACTCTCCAATTGGAAAAAAGCTGACCAGTTCTTCTGAGAAAAGCAATG CTGCTTGTCAGACATTGCTGTCTCTTCCTGTggattttaatttagaaaatatattag GTGACTATTTTAGAGCTGATGAATTTACAGATCAATCTCCTGGAAACCTCAGTTCTTCATCTCTCAGAAGAAAGCTTTTTCTGGATGGGAATGGCAGCATCTCTGACTCGTTACCTTCAACTTCCCCCAGAAGTCCTCCTAGCAATGCTCAAGTGTCACTTGAG GGACAGATTTCTTCTAGCCCTATTCATGGTAGTGCAAAAAGATACAGCTTGGGAAGCATAACCAGTCCTTCACCCATTTCTTCACCCACTTTCTCGCCAATTGCACTTCAAATAGGAAAGACACCACTCTCAG AGCAAAGGAAATTTGCTTTTCATTCTCCTGATGCTTCATCTGGAACAAATTCTAATGGAATTACTAATCCATGTATCAGAAGTCCTTATATAGATGGCTGCTCACCAATTAAAAATTGCTCTCCTATGAGACTTGAGACGTGTAGAGGCGCTACACAGTATCAGACCTCACTGATTCGGATACCGTTTACCCTTGAGACTCACAGCGAAGATGAGGATAAAGAGAATGTTCCCTCCACAGGTGTTGCATCACCAGGCATGGATACTGCGGGAGTGCACCTTCAGCAGGTGAAGAGTGAAGCTGCTACACGTAGCGCACATGTAGGTGTGACTGCCATGTCCATTACGCAAAGTCAGTACAGAGCTTCTGAGAGAGAGCTGGTGCTCTTGGAGGATGTGGAGAGTGTGAAGGAGAATGACACAGTGGACATGGTGGATCCCGTAGAAACGGCAGATGAGAGCACTTGGATTAAGGAGCCACTCGATAATGGGAATTTACCCATGAGTGATTTTGTGAGTGGAATTGCCTTCAGTATTGAAAACTCTCATATGTGCATGTCACCTCTTGCAGAAAGCAGTGTTCTTCCCTGTGAAAGCAGTAACGTTCAG ATGGACAGTGGCTATAACACACAGACTTGTGGAAGCAATATTATGGACACAGTTGGGACAGAAAGTTACTGCAAAGAAAGTGATGTGCAAACCGCTGAAGTTGAGATTAAATCTCAAATTTGTAATTCAAAG CAAGAACCAACAACACAGAGGTGTTGGATGAAAACAGCAAGCCCACCCCAGTTCAGCACTCCATAG
- the Bora gene encoding protein aurora borealis isoform X2 yields the protein MGDVKELNMQITPETPGRIPVLNPFESPSDYSNLHEQTLASPSVFKSTKLPTPGEFRWSIDQLAVINPVEIDPEEIHRQASYLSHSRIDKDVEDKRQKAIEEFFTKDVIVPSPWTDHDGKQLSEYHSNKCININSDSPIGKKLTSSSEKSNGDYFRADEFTDQSPGNLSSSSLRRKLFLDGNGSISDSLPSTSPRSPPSNAQVSLEVFYSIDLSPVQCRSPVQTPGSGQISSSPIHGSAKRYSLGSITSPSPISSPTFSPIALQIGKTPLSEQRKFAFHSPDASSGTNSNGITNPCIRSPYIDGCSPIKNCSPMRLETCRGATQYQTSLIRIPFTLETHSEDEDKENVPSTGVASPGMDTAGVHLQQVKSEAATRSAHVGVTAMSITQSQYRASERELVLLEDVESVKENDTVDMVDPVETADESTWIKEPLDNGNLPMSDFVSGIAFSIENSHMCMSPLAESSVLPCESSNVQMDSGYNTQTCGSNIMDTVGTESYCKESDVQTAEVEIKSQICNSKQEPTTQRCWMKTASPPQFSTP from the exons ATGGGAGATGTCAAAGAACTCAATATGCAAATAACGCCGGAAACTCCAGGAAGGATCCCTGTTTTAAATCCTTTTGAAAGTCCTAGCGATTATTCTAATCTCCATGAACAAACACTTGCCAGTCCTTCTGTTTTTAAATCCACAAAACTACCG ACTCCAGGGGAATTTAGATGGTCTATTGATCAACTTGCTGTTATAAATCCTGTAGAAATAGACCCAGAAGAGATTCATCGTCAAGCCTCGTACTTAAGTCATTCTCG AATAGATAAAGATGTggaagacaaaagacaaaaagccATTGAAGAG TTTTTCACTAAAGATGTCATCGTCCCCTCTCCTTGGACTGACCATGACGGGAAACAGCTTTCAGAATATCATTCCAATAAAT GCATTAATATAAATAGTGACTCTCCAATTGGAAAAAAGCTGACCAGTTCTTCTGAGAAAAGCAATG GTGACTATTTTAGAGCTGATGAATTTACAGATCAATCTCCTGGAAACCTCAGTTCTTCATCTCTCAGAAGAAAGCTTTTTCTGGATGGGAATGGCAGCATCTCTGACTCGTTACCTTCAACTTCCCCCAGAAGTCCTCCTAGCAATGCTCAAGTGTCACTTGAGGTATTTTATTCGATAGATTTATCTCCTGTGCAGTGTCGGAGCCCTGTGCAGACACCAGGCTCG GGACAGATTTCTTCTAGCCCTATTCATGGTAGTGCAAAAAGATACAGCTTGGGAAGCATAACCAGTCCTTCACCCATTTCTTCACCCACTTTCTCGCCAATTGCACTTCAAATAGGAAAGACACCACTCTCAG AGCAAAGGAAATTTGCTTTTCATTCTCCTGATGCTTCATCTGGAACAAATTCTAATGGAATTACTAATCCATGTATCAGAAGTCCTTATATAGATGGCTGCTCACCAATTAAAAATTGCTCTCCTATGAGACTTGAGACGTGTAGAGGCGCTACACAGTATCAGACCTCACTGATTCGGATACCGTTTACCCTTGAGACTCACAGCGAAGATGAGGATAAAGAGAATGTTCCCTCCACAGGTGTTGCATCACCAGGCATGGATACTGCGGGAGTGCACCTTCAGCAGGTGAAGAGTGAAGCTGCTACACGTAGCGCACATGTAGGTGTGACTGCCATGTCCATTACGCAAAGTCAGTACAGAGCTTCTGAGAGAGAGCTGGTGCTCTTGGAGGATGTGGAGAGTGTGAAGGAGAATGACACAGTGGACATGGTGGATCCCGTAGAAACGGCAGATGAGAGCACTTGGATTAAGGAGCCACTCGATAATGGGAATTTACCCATGAGTGATTTTGTGAGTGGAATTGCCTTCAGTATTGAAAACTCTCATATGTGCATGTCACCTCTTGCAGAAAGCAGTGTTCTTCCCTGTGAAAGCAGTAACGTTCAG ATGGACAGTGGCTATAACACACAGACTTGTGGAAGCAATATTATGGACACAGTTGGGACAGAAAGTTACTGCAAAGAAAGTGATGTGCAAACCGCTGAAGTTGAGATTAAATCTCAAATTTGTAATTCAAAG CAAGAACCAACAACACAGAGGTGTTGGATGAAAACAGCAAGCCCACCCCAGTTCAGCACTCCATAG
- the Bora gene encoding protein aurora borealis isoform X5 — protein MNDVLSRIDKDVEDKRQKAIEEFFTKDVIVPSPWTDHDGKQLSEYHSNKCININSDSPIGKKLTSSSEKSNAACQTLLSLPVDFNLENILGDYFRADEFTDQSPGNLSSSSLRRKLFLDGNGSISDSLPSTSPRSPPSNAQVSLEVFYSIDLSPVQCRSPVQTPGSGQISSSPIHGSAKRYSLGSITSPSPISSPTFSPIALQIGKTPLSEQRKFAFHSPDASSGTNSNGITNPCIRSPYIDGCSPIKNCSPMRLETCRGATQYQTSLIRIPFTLETHSEDEDKENVPSTGVASPGMDTAGVHLQQVKSEAATRSAHVGVTAMSITQSQYRASERELVLLEDVESVKENDTVDMVDPVETADESTWIKEPLDNGNLPMSDFVSGIAFSIENSHMCMSPLAESSVLPCESSNVQMDSGYNTQTCGSNIMDTVGTESYCKESDVQTAEVEIKSQICNSKQEPTTQRCWMKTASPPQFSTP, from the exons ATGAATGATGTGTTATCTAG AATAGATAAAGATGTggaagacaaaagacaaaaagccATTGAAGAG TTTTTCACTAAAGATGTCATCGTCCCCTCTCCTTGGACTGACCATGACGGGAAACAGCTTTCAGAATATCATTCCAATAAAT GCATTAATATAAATAGTGACTCTCCAATTGGAAAAAAGCTGACCAGTTCTTCTGAGAAAAGCAATG CTGCTTGTCAGACATTGCTGTCTCTTCCTGTggattttaatttagaaaatatattag GTGACTATTTTAGAGCTGATGAATTTACAGATCAATCTCCTGGAAACCTCAGTTCTTCATCTCTCAGAAGAAAGCTTTTTCTGGATGGGAATGGCAGCATCTCTGACTCGTTACCTTCAACTTCCCCCAGAAGTCCTCCTAGCAATGCTCAAGTGTCACTTGAGGTATTTTATTCGATAGATTTATCTCCTGTGCAGTGTCGGAGCCCTGTGCAGACACCAGGCTCG GGACAGATTTCTTCTAGCCCTATTCATGGTAGTGCAAAAAGATACAGCTTGGGAAGCATAACCAGTCCTTCACCCATTTCTTCACCCACTTTCTCGCCAATTGCACTTCAAATAGGAAAGACACCACTCTCAG AGCAAAGGAAATTTGCTTTTCATTCTCCTGATGCTTCATCTGGAACAAATTCTAATGGAATTACTAATCCATGTATCAGAAGTCCTTATATAGATGGCTGCTCACCAATTAAAAATTGCTCTCCTATGAGACTTGAGACGTGTAGAGGCGCTACACAGTATCAGACCTCACTGATTCGGATACCGTTTACCCTTGAGACTCACAGCGAAGATGAGGATAAAGAGAATGTTCCCTCCACAGGTGTTGCATCACCAGGCATGGATACTGCGGGAGTGCACCTTCAGCAGGTGAAGAGTGAAGCTGCTACACGTAGCGCACATGTAGGTGTGACTGCCATGTCCATTACGCAAAGTCAGTACAGAGCTTCTGAGAGAGAGCTGGTGCTCTTGGAGGATGTGGAGAGTGTGAAGGAGAATGACACAGTGGACATGGTGGATCCCGTAGAAACGGCAGATGAGAGCACTTGGATTAAGGAGCCACTCGATAATGGGAATTTACCCATGAGTGATTTTGTGAGTGGAATTGCCTTCAGTATTGAAAACTCTCATATGTGCATGTCACCTCTTGCAGAAAGCAGTGTTCTTCCCTGTGAAAGCAGTAACGTTCAG ATGGACAGTGGCTATAACACACAGACTTGTGGAAGCAATATTATGGACACAGTTGGGACAGAAAGTTACTGCAAAGAAAGTGATGTGCAAACCGCTGAAGTTGAGATTAAATCTCAAATTTGTAATTCAAAG CAAGAACCAACAACACAGAGGTGTTGGATGAAAACAGCAAGCCCACCCCAGTTCAGCACTCCATAG
- the Bora gene encoding protein aurora borealis isoform X4: MNKHLPVLLFLNPQNYRNRPRRDSSSSLVLKSFSFFTKDVIVPSPWTDHDGKQLSEYHSNKCININSDSPIGKKLTSSSEKSNAACQTLLSLPVDFNLENILGDYFRADEFTDQSPGNLSSSSLRRKLFLDGNGSISDSLPSTSPRSPPSNAQVSLEVFYSIDLSPVQCRSPVQTPGSGQISSSPIHGSAKRYSLGSITSPSPISSPTFSPIALQIGKTPLSEQRKFAFHSPDASSGTNSNGITNPCIRSPYIDGCSPIKNCSPMRLETCRGATQYQTSLIRIPFTLETHSEDEDKENVPSTGVASPGMDTAGVHLQQVKSEAATRSAHVGVTAMSITQSQYRASERELVLLEDVESVKENDTVDMVDPVETADESTWIKEPLDNGNLPMSDFVSGIAFSIENSHMCMSPLAESSVLPCESSNVQMDSGYNTQTCGSNIMDTVGTESYCKESDVQTAEVEIKSQICNSKQEPTTQRCWMKTASPPQFSTP, encoded by the exons ATGAACAAACACTTGCCAGTCCTTCTGTTTTTAAATCCACAAAACTACCG AAATAGACCCAGAAGAGATTCATCGTCAAGCCTCGTACTTAAGTCATTCTCG TTTTTCACTAAAGATGTCATCGTCCCCTCTCCTTGGACTGACCATGACGGGAAACAGCTTTCAGAATATCATTCCAATAAAT GCATTAATATAAATAGTGACTCTCCAATTGGAAAAAAGCTGACCAGTTCTTCTGAGAAAAGCAATG CTGCTTGTCAGACATTGCTGTCTCTTCCTGTggattttaatttagaaaatatattag GTGACTATTTTAGAGCTGATGAATTTACAGATCAATCTCCTGGAAACCTCAGTTCTTCATCTCTCAGAAGAAAGCTTTTTCTGGATGGGAATGGCAGCATCTCTGACTCGTTACCTTCAACTTCCCCCAGAAGTCCTCCTAGCAATGCTCAAGTGTCACTTGAGGTATTTTATTCGATAGATTTATCTCCTGTGCAGTGTCGGAGCCCTGTGCAGACACCAGGCTCG GGACAGATTTCTTCTAGCCCTATTCATGGTAGTGCAAAAAGATACAGCTTGGGAAGCATAACCAGTCCTTCACCCATTTCTTCACCCACTTTCTCGCCAATTGCACTTCAAATAGGAAAGACACCACTCTCAG AGCAAAGGAAATTTGCTTTTCATTCTCCTGATGCTTCATCTGGAACAAATTCTAATGGAATTACTAATCCATGTATCAGAAGTCCTTATATAGATGGCTGCTCACCAATTAAAAATTGCTCTCCTATGAGACTTGAGACGTGTAGAGGCGCTACACAGTATCAGACCTCACTGATTCGGATACCGTTTACCCTTGAGACTCACAGCGAAGATGAGGATAAAGAGAATGTTCCCTCCACAGGTGTTGCATCACCAGGCATGGATACTGCGGGAGTGCACCTTCAGCAGGTGAAGAGTGAAGCTGCTACACGTAGCGCACATGTAGGTGTGACTGCCATGTCCATTACGCAAAGTCAGTACAGAGCTTCTGAGAGAGAGCTGGTGCTCTTGGAGGATGTGGAGAGTGTGAAGGAGAATGACACAGTGGACATGGTGGATCCCGTAGAAACGGCAGATGAGAGCACTTGGATTAAGGAGCCACTCGATAATGGGAATTTACCCATGAGTGATTTTGTGAGTGGAATTGCCTTCAGTATTGAAAACTCTCATATGTGCATGTCACCTCTTGCAGAAAGCAGTGTTCTTCCCTGTGAAAGCAGTAACGTTCAG ATGGACAGTGGCTATAACACACAGACTTGTGGAAGCAATATTATGGACACAGTTGGGACAGAAAGTTACTGCAAAGAAAGTGATGTGCAAACCGCTGAAGTTGAGATTAAATCTCAAATTTGTAATTCAAAG CAAGAACCAACAACACAGAGGTGTTGGATGAAAACAGCAAGCCCACCCCAGTTCAGCACTCCATAG
- the Bora gene encoding protein aurora borealis isoform X1 yields MGDVKELNMQITPETPGRIPVLNPFESPSDYSNLHEQTLASPSVFKSTKLPTPGEFRWSIDQLAVINPVEIDPEEIHRQASYLSHSRIDKDVEDKRQKAIEEFFTKDVIVPSPWTDHDGKQLSEYHSNKCININSDSPIGKKLTSSSEKSNAACQTLLSLPVDFNLENILGDYFRADEFTDQSPGNLSSSSLRRKLFLDGNGSISDSLPSTSPRSPPSNAQVSLEVFYSIDLSPVQCRSPVQTPGSGQISSSPIHGSAKRYSLGSITSPSPISSPTFSPIALQIGKTPLSEQRKFAFHSPDASSGTNSNGITNPCIRSPYIDGCSPIKNCSPMRLETCRGATQYQTSLIRIPFTLETHSEDEDKENVPSTGVASPGMDTAGVHLQQVKSEAATRSAHVGVTAMSITQSQYRASERELVLLEDVESVKENDTVDMVDPVETADESTWIKEPLDNGNLPMSDFVSGIAFSIENSHMCMSPLAESSVLPCESSNVQMDSGYNTQTCGSNIMDTVGTESYCKESDVQTAEVEIKSQICNSKQEPTTQRCWMKTASPPQFSTP; encoded by the exons ATGGGAGATGTCAAAGAACTCAATATGCAAATAACGCCGGAAACTCCAGGAAGGATCCCTGTTTTAAATCCTTTTGAAAGTCCTAGCGATTATTCTAATCTCCATGAACAAACACTTGCCAGTCCTTCTGTTTTTAAATCCACAAAACTACCG ACTCCAGGGGAATTTAGATGGTCTATTGATCAACTTGCTGTTATAAATCCTGTAGAAATAGACCCAGAAGAGATTCATCGTCAAGCCTCGTACTTAAGTCATTCTCG AATAGATAAAGATGTggaagacaaaagacaaaaagccATTGAAGAG TTTTTCACTAAAGATGTCATCGTCCCCTCTCCTTGGACTGACCATGACGGGAAACAGCTTTCAGAATATCATTCCAATAAAT GCATTAATATAAATAGTGACTCTCCAATTGGAAAAAAGCTGACCAGTTCTTCTGAGAAAAGCAATG CTGCTTGTCAGACATTGCTGTCTCTTCCTGTggattttaatttagaaaatatattag GTGACTATTTTAGAGCTGATGAATTTACAGATCAATCTCCTGGAAACCTCAGTTCTTCATCTCTCAGAAGAAAGCTTTTTCTGGATGGGAATGGCAGCATCTCTGACTCGTTACCTTCAACTTCCCCCAGAAGTCCTCCTAGCAATGCTCAAGTGTCACTTGAGGTATTTTATTCGATAGATTTATCTCCTGTGCAGTGTCGGAGCCCTGTGCAGACACCAGGCTCG GGACAGATTTCTTCTAGCCCTATTCATGGTAGTGCAAAAAGATACAGCTTGGGAAGCATAACCAGTCCTTCACCCATTTCTTCACCCACTTTCTCGCCAATTGCACTTCAAATAGGAAAGACACCACTCTCAG AGCAAAGGAAATTTGCTTTTCATTCTCCTGATGCTTCATCTGGAACAAATTCTAATGGAATTACTAATCCATGTATCAGAAGTCCTTATATAGATGGCTGCTCACCAATTAAAAATTGCTCTCCTATGAGACTTGAGACGTGTAGAGGCGCTACACAGTATCAGACCTCACTGATTCGGATACCGTTTACCCTTGAGACTCACAGCGAAGATGAGGATAAAGAGAATGTTCCCTCCACAGGTGTTGCATCACCAGGCATGGATACTGCGGGAGTGCACCTTCAGCAGGTGAAGAGTGAAGCTGCTACACGTAGCGCACATGTAGGTGTGACTGCCATGTCCATTACGCAAAGTCAGTACAGAGCTTCTGAGAGAGAGCTGGTGCTCTTGGAGGATGTGGAGAGTGTGAAGGAGAATGACACAGTGGACATGGTGGATCCCGTAGAAACGGCAGATGAGAGCACTTGGATTAAGGAGCCACTCGATAATGGGAATTTACCCATGAGTGATTTTGTGAGTGGAATTGCCTTCAGTATTGAAAACTCTCATATGTGCATGTCACCTCTTGCAGAAAGCAGTGTTCTTCCCTGTGAAAGCAGTAACGTTCAG ATGGACAGTGGCTATAACACACAGACTTGTGGAAGCAATATTATGGACACAGTTGGGACAGAAAGTTACTGCAAAGAAAGTGATGTGCAAACCGCTGAAGTTGAGATTAAATCTCAAATTTGTAATTCAAAG CAAGAACCAACAACACAGAGGTGTTGGATGAAAACAGCAAGCCCACCCCAGTTCAGCACTCCATAG